The region GACGCAGGAGCACGGCCACCTCCACCCCGTCGATGCCCCGCGCGTAGTTGATGAAGCCGTCCACCATGTCCGAGGTGCACCCCGTCTCGGTGAGCATCTCCGGGCTCACGGTGAGCGAGGCGGCCATCCCGTCCCCCGCCACCTGCAGCGTTCGCAGCACGAGCGCGAGCAGCTCGAGCTCCCCCTTCGGCCGCGTCTCGTAGATGTGCGAGGCGACGCGCCAGGGGTCCACCCCGACCTCGAGGAGCTCGGCGGCCACGCGCATCGCCTCGGGGTCCGTGTTCTGGTACCGGAACGACCCGGTGTCCGAAAGGATGGAGCAGTAGAGCGCCTCGGCCACCGGCACCGTCAGCTCCACCGCCAGGTAGGAGAAGACCCGGTGCAGAAGGACTCCCACCGCCGCGGCGGACGGGTCGCGATAGACCAGATGTCCGAGCGAGCCCTGCGTCTTGTGGTGATCGATCACGAGCACCGTTCCGAGCAGGTGCCAGGGGGGCTCTCCGCCGGGAAACATGCGGCTGTCCGAGCAGTCGAGGACCACCGTCACGTCGCACGGCTCGGCAGGAAGCGCGCTCGTAATGCGTTCCGACCCCTCGAGGAAGCGAAAGCGGCGGGGGATCGGGTCGGGGTTGTATGCCACCACCGTCTGACCGCGTCCCTCGAGCGCCAGCGCCGTGGCGACGATGCAGCCGACGGCGTCCCCGTCGGGGCTCGGGTGCGAGGTGACCAGGACGCGCCGCGCGCGCGCGATGGTGTCGCTCACTCGCCGAAGCATCGCGTCAGTCATGATCCTCCTCCTTCTTCGTCTGCCCGAGCTCCTTCAGGATCGCCTCGATACGGGCTCCCGTGGCCACCGCCTCGTCGAGCTCGAAGCGCAGCTCCGGCGTGTGCCGGAGCGAGACGCGCCGGCCGAGCTCGGCGCGCAGGAAGCCGCTCGCCTGCTTCAGCCCCGCCAGGACCTCTTCCGCTTGCGCCCGCTCGCCGTTCACGCAGACGAACACGCGGGCCACCCGCAGGTCCCCGGAGGTCTGCACCCCCGTCACGGCCACGAGCGCAGCCTTTTGCACGCGGGGGTCCCGCACGCGCGCGGGGACCAGCTCCGCCAGGGCGCTCTGCAGCATCCGGTTCACGCGTGCGATACGTTCGCCTTTCACGCGTCCCACCCTCCGGGCGGAGCGTGCTCCTCGTCGAAGTGGAGGACCTCGCTCTGCCGGTCGAGAATCTGCGCCACGTAGAGCTCCTCGACGAAGGTCACGAGCTCGTCGAGCATCTCCTGGGCGTGAGGGGCGCTATTGCTCACCACCGACATGCCCAGGGAAGCCCGCTGCCAGGTGTCGCTGCCACCCACCTCGGCCACCGCGACGTTGTACTTGGCGCGCAAGCGGTCCACGATGCGCCGCACCCCCTGGCGCTTGGTCTTGAGCGACCCGCTCGCGGGAAAGAAGAGATTCAGGCGGCAGACGCCGACCACCATGACGCCCGGCTAGTGAAGCGTCGCGGTGACTTCCTCGATGTCGTAGGCCTCGACGACGTCCCCCACCCGGATGTCGTTGTAGCCGTCGATCGAGAGACCGCATTCGTAGCCCTGAGCCACCTCGCGCACGTCGTCCTTGAAGCGGCGCAGCGACCCCACCTTCCCTTCGTAGATCTTGATGTTGTCCCGGAAGAGGCGCAGGTGCGCCTGGCGCGTGACCTTGCCTTCGACCACGGCGCAGCCGGCGATGGTGCCCATCTTCGGGATGGTGAACGTCTCGCGCACCTCGACCCGACCGAGAGGCTTCTCCTTCCGCTCCTTGGGGAGCAGCCCCTGCATCATCGACTTCACGTCGTCGAGGAGCTCGTAGATCACGTCGTAGATGCGCACCTGGACGCGCTCGCGCTCGGCGAGCTGGGACGCCTTGCCGGCCGGACGGACGTTGAAGCCGAGGATCACGGCCCCCGCGGCCTTCGCCAGATTGATGTCTGTCTCGTGGATCCCGCCCACCGCCGAGCTGATCACGTTCACCGTGACGCGCTCGGTGTTGAGCTTGGCGAGCGCCTCCTTGATGGCCTCCGCCGAGCCGTGGACGTCGGTCTTCACGAGCAGCTTGAGCTCCGTGACCGCGCCGCTCTGGATCTGCCCCAGGATCTCCTCGTAGGTCTTGCTCGCGCTCGCTCCCGCGAGCTCCTTGCGCCGCGACTCGTTGCGACGATGCTCGGCCAGCGTGCGCGCCGCCTTCTCGTCCGCCACCGCGTTCAGCACGTCTCCGGCGTCGGGCACTCCCCCGAGCCCGAGGATCTCGACCGGGGTGCTCGGTCCGGCGGACTTCACCGGACGACCGCGGTCGTCGAGCAGCGCGCGCACCTTGCCCATGTGCTCGCCGGTCACGACGATGTCGCCGACGTTGAGCGTCCCCTCCTGGATCAGCACGGAGCACATAGCGCCGCGCGCCCGGTCGAGGCGTGCCTCGAGGATGATCCCCTTGGCCAGCTTCGCCGGGTTGGCCTTGAGCTCGAGCACCTCGGACTGCACGAGGATCGAGCTCATCAGCTCGTCGATTCCTTTGCGCGTCTTGGCCGACACGTCCACGAAGATCGTGCTGCCGCCCCAGACCTCGGGGACCAGCCCCCGCTCGGCCACCGCGTTCCGCACCCGCTCGGGATTCGCGTCGGGCTTGTCGCACTTATTGACCGCCACGATGATCGGCACCTTGGCGTCCTTCGCGTGGTCGATGGCCTCCACCGTCTGAGGCATCACGCCGTCGTCCGCCGCCACCACCAGCACCACGATGTCAGTGCACTGGGCGCCGCGGGCGCGCATCTGCGTGAAGGCCTCGTGACCGGGAGTGTCGAGGAAGACGAGGTCCCCGCCCGTCTTGGTAGACACACGGTAGGCGCCGATGTGCTGCGTGATGCCGCCCGCCTCGCCCGCCGCGACGTTCTCGTTCCGAATCGCGTCGAGGAGCGAGGTCTTGCCGTGGTCGACGTGGCCCATGACGGTCACGACCGGCGCGCGGTTCGCGAGATCCTCGGGCTGATCGACCACCTCCTGCAGGACC is a window of Deltaproteobacteria bacterium DNA encoding:
- the rbfA gene encoding 30S ribosome-binding factor RbfA; protein product: MKGERIARVNRMLQSALAELVPARVRDPRVQKAALVAVTGVQTSGDLRVARVFVCVNGERAQAEEVLAGLKQASGFLRAELGRRVSLRHTPELRFELDEAVATGARIEAILKELGQTKKEEDHD
- the infB gene encoding translation initiation factor IF-2 — protein: MQGRQSITDSDRDGRKGEKVRVYEIAKEVGLPNRELLAKVRGLGIDVKNHMSLIDVDDVQRVRRAIEKERQQSREVQRITATVIRRRSKTGAVPAAEAQAPAETEARPVAPPAPRERVVERAEVPVVEAAPQVREVRPPVESDLEREDEIEAAPPVEREVQPEPETPRVEEVEPSEPEPQVTAAAKPEPPAAPVEAAPKAPPAAPGSEFPPLPASLLGTAPAPKPPSPAVTPRPLTGALPPSPAAVAAGQTAAPPRPQHRYAPGYEPGGPLAQKLLERKAAQQAAAAAAAAAAAGTGGEPELVSAAEAAARLMAAGNRPSRPKVVITDLDERRNAMRREMMGKEAYARGAAFGKPGGPSRGPGPGGPRQKRRVMTTSSKKSKKTEITTPAEHKRVIRVEDAIGVGELAHQMGVKSTEVVKKLWAMGMTNVTINQAIDADTASLLANEFGYEVADMTFREDQVLQEVVDQPEDLANRAPVVTVMGHVDHGKTSLLDAIRNENVAAGEAGGITQHIGAYRVSTKTGGDLVFLDTPGHEAFTQMRARGAQCTDIVVLVVAADDGVMPQTVEAIDHAKDAKVPIIVAVNKCDKPDANPERVRNAVAERGLVPEVWGGSTIFVDVSAKTRKGIDELMSSILVQSEVLELKANPAKLAKGIILEARLDRARGAMCSVLIQEGTLNVGDIVVTGEHMGKVRALLDDRGRPVKSAGPSTPVEILGLGGVPDAGDVLNAVADEKAARTLAEHRRNESRRKELAGASASKTYEEILGQIQSGAVTELKLLVKTDVHGSAEAIKEALAKLNTERVTVNVISSAVGGIHETDINLAKAAGAVILGFNVRPAGKASQLAERERVQVRIYDVIYELLDDVKSMMQGLLPKERKEKPLGRVEVRETFTIPKMGTIAGCAVVEGKVTRQAHLRLFRDNIKIYEGKVGSLRRFKDDVREVAQGYECGLSIDGYNDIRVGDVVEAYDIEEVTATLH
- a CDS encoding DUF503 domain-containing protein, which translates into the protein MVVGVCRLNLFFPASGSLKTKRQGVRRIVDRLRAKYNVAVAEVGGSDTWQRASLGMSVVSNSAPHAQEMLDELVTFVEELYVAQILDRQSEVLHFDEEHAPPGGWDA
- a CDS encoding bifunctional oligoribonuclease/PAP phosphatase NrnA — protein: MTDAMLRRVSDTIARARRVLVTSHPSPDGDAVGCIVATALALEGRGQTVVAYNPDPIPRRFRFLEGSERITSALPAEPCDVTVVLDCSDSRMFPGGEPPWHLLGTVLVIDHHKTQGSLGHLVYRDPSAAAVGVLLHRVFSYLAVELTVPVAEALYCSILSDTGSFRYQNTDPEAMRVAAELLEVGVDPWRVASHIYETRPKGELELLALVLRTLQVAGDGMAASLTVSPEMLTETGCTSDMVDGFINYARGIDGVEVAVLLRPDPGGVRVSMRSRGTVDVSEIAQQFGGGGHRNAAGCTLPLGMGEVRAQVFEAVGQYCRDAGLLPRNGGGNGGGGIA